Proteins from a single region of Dyadobacter fanqingshengii:
- the nuoE gene encoding NADH-quinone oxidoreductase subunit NuoE — MTESLNPVAFTPERQEKVREIIARYPEGRQKSALLPVLHVAQEQWGWLSSEVMDHVASLLSLEPVEVYEVATFYTMYHLDPVGKHVIEYCRTGPCCLMGGEDVYGHLKQKLGIEAGQTTADGLFTLKEVECLAACGWGPVFQIREKYYMNLTNEKVDEIIEELSK, encoded by the coding sequence ATGACTGAATCATTAAATCCGGTTGCATTTACACCGGAAAGACAGGAAAAAGTAAGAGAGATCATTGCACGTTATCCCGAGGGCCGTCAAAAATCGGCTCTTTTACCTGTTTTGCACGTAGCCCAGGAACAATGGGGCTGGTTAAGCAGCGAAGTAATGGACCACGTGGCCAGCTTATTGAGTCTTGAACCGGTTGAGGTTTATGAAGTTGCGACTTTCTACACCATGTATCACCTGGATCCTGTCGGAAAGCATGTCATTGAATATTGCCGTACAGGTCCTTGCTGCCTGATGGGCGGAGAAGACGTTTACGGACATTTGAAACAAAAACTGGGCATTGAAGCCGGCCAAACTACTGCGGACGGACTTTTCACATTGAAAGAAGTGGAATGTTTAGCAGCATGTGGCTGGGGGCCTGTTTTTCAGATTCGTGAGAAATATTATATGAATCTGACGAATGAGAAAGTGGATGAAATCATTGAAGAGTTGAGTAAATAG
- the nuoD gene encoding NADH dehydrogenase (quinone) subunit D codes for MADIELLPHNVPANADLPELVEELTTLNLGPTHPATHGIFQNILKMDGEKIVSGEQTIGYIHRAFEKIAERRPFYQITTLTDRMNYCSSPINNLGWHMTVEKLLSVEVPKRAQYIRVIMMELARITDHLICNSILGVDTGAFTGFLYVMQKREEVYEIYEEVCGARLTTNMGRVGGMERDLSTTAIRKIHEFIKSFPPVLREFEKLLNRNRIFMDRTINVGPISMERAISYGFTGPNLRAAGLDYDVRVMNPYSSYEDFEFSIPVGQHGDTYDRYMVRNEEMWQSLKIIEQAINNLPEGPYYADAPEYYLPPKKEVYRSMEALIYHFKIVMGEIDAPIGEVYHAVEGGNGELGFYLISDGGRTPYRLHFRRPSFIYYQAYPEMCKGSTLSDAILTMSSLNVIAGELDA; via the coding sequence ATGGCAGATATTGAATTATTACCACATAATGTTCCCGCAAACGCCGATCTACCTGAGCTGGTTGAAGAACTGACTACGCTTAACCTCGGTCCTACCCACCCTGCAACACACGGTATTTTCCAGAATATCCTGAAAATGGATGGTGAAAAGATCGTTTCCGGAGAACAGACCATTGGATATATACACCGTGCATTTGAGAAAATCGCCGAAAGAAGGCCTTTTTATCAAATCACGACCCTGACCGACCGCATGAACTATTGCTCCTCCCCGATCAACAATCTGGGATGGCATATGACGGTTGAAAAACTGCTTAGTGTTGAAGTGCCCAAGAGAGCCCAGTACATCCGGGTGATCATGATGGAGCTTGCACGGATTACGGATCACCTGATCTGCAACAGTATCTTAGGTGTGGATACAGGCGCCTTTACCGGTTTCTTGTATGTAATGCAGAAGCGTGAGGAAGTTTATGAAATCTACGAAGAGGTTTGCGGCGCTCGCTTAACGACCAATATGGGCCGTGTAGGCGGAATGGAAAGAGACCTTTCTACGACAGCAATCCGCAAGATCCATGAGTTTATTAAATCATTTCCCCCTGTTTTAAGAGAGTTTGAAAAATTGCTCAATCGGAACAGGATTTTCATGGACAGGACCATTAATGTGGGCCCTATATCCATGGAACGGGCCATTTCATACGGTTTCACAGGTCCAAATCTTCGGGCAGCCGGTTTAGACTATGACGTTAGGGTGATGAATCCTTATTCTTCTTACGAAGATTTTGAGTTTTCAATTCCTGTTGGTCAGCACGGCGACACTTACGACCGGTATATGGTTCGGAACGAAGAAATGTGGCAAAGTTTGAAAATTATAGAACAAGCCATTAACAATCTTCCCGAAGGTCCTTATTACGCCGACGCTCCTGAATATTATTTACCTCCCAAAAAAGAGGTATACAGGAGCATGGAAGCGCTTATTTATCATTTTAAAATTGTAATGGGAGAAATTGATGCTCCTATTGGCGAGGTTTACCATGCAGTGGAAGGCGGCAATGGCGAGTTGGGTTTCTACCTGATCAGCGACGGTGGCCGGACTCCATACAGGCTGCATTTCCGTAGACCAAGCTTTATTTATTATCAGGCTTATCCTGAAATGTGTAAAGGAAGCACGCTTTCTGACGCCATCCTGACCATGAGTAGCCTGAACGTAATTGCGGGTGAGCTGGACGCCTAA
- the nuoF gene encoding NADH-quinone oxidoreductase subunit NuoF, giving the protein MAIKILTEHINTPGIETFDVYRQKGGYTAVEKAIKTMTSEEVVEEAKKSGVRGRGGAGFPMGMKWGFLAKPEGVPRYLVCNADESEPGTFKDHHLMKCIPHLLIEGMIISSYALGAHKSFIYVRGELMYVIRILEKAIEEAKAKGFLGKNILGTGYDLELVVQPGGGAYICGEETALLESLEGKRGNPRNKPPFPAVKGLYQSPTVVNNVESISNMPWIINNGGDAYAAIGVGRSTGTKLISASGHINKPGVYEIELGVSVEEFLNSDEYCGGVRKGHHLKALVAGGSSVPILPAHLIMKTANGEDRLMSYESLSDGGFATGTMLGSGGFIVFDETACIVRNTWNFSRFYHHESCGQCSPCREGTGWMEKVLHRIEHGHGSMHDIDLLVDISKKIEGNTICPLGDAAAWPVASAIRHFRDEFMWHITHPHEASQPGAVYQGEMALV; this is encoded by the coding sequence ATGGCTATAAAAATCTTAACGGAACATATTAATACACCGGGCATCGAAACTTTCGACGTTTATCGTCAAAAGGGAGGATATACGGCCGTTGAAAAAGCAATAAAAACCATGACTTCCGAAGAAGTTGTGGAAGAAGCAAAGAAATCCGGTGTGCGTGGACGTGGTGGTGCGGGTTTTCCAATGGGTATGAAATGGGGCTTTTTGGCGAAGCCGGAAGGTGTTCCCCGATATTTGGTGTGTAATGCAGATGAATCCGAGCCAGGAACGTTCAAGGATCACCATTTGATGAAATGCATTCCGCATTTGCTAATAGAGGGGATGATCATTTCCAGTTATGCACTTGGAGCGCACAAATCGTTCATATACGTGCGTGGCGAGCTGATGTATGTGATCCGCATTCTGGAAAAAGCCATTGAAGAAGCCAAAGCGAAAGGATTTCTTGGTAAAAATATATTAGGAACCGGTTACGATCTTGAACTGGTCGTTCAGCCGGGTGGCGGCGCTTACATTTGCGGCGAAGAAACTGCCTTACTGGAATCATTGGAGGGAAAAAGAGGAAATCCGAGAAATAAGCCGCCATTCCCAGCGGTAAAAGGCCTATATCAAAGCCCGACTGTTGTGAATAATGTGGAGTCTATCTCTAACATGCCGTGGATCATTAACAATGGTGGAGATGCTTATGCTGCCATCGGCGTTGGCCGCAGCACAGGAACGAAGCTGATTTCTGCATCCGGGCATATTAATAAACCTGGTGTTTATGAAATCGAATTAGGTGTAAGTGTTGAAGAATTTTTGAATTCCGATGAATATTGCGGTGGCGTTAGAAAAGGTCATCATTTGAAAGCACTTGTTGCCGGAGGTTCTTCTGTCCCCATTTTACCGGCTCACTTAATCATGAAAACGGCCAATGGCGAAGATCGCTTGATGAGCTATGAATCGTTGTCGGATGGCGGATTTGCGACAGGAACCATGTTGGGTTCAGGCGGTTTCATTGTTTTTGATGAAACAGCTTGTATCGTTCGTAACACCTGGAACTTCTCCCGTTTTTATCACCACGAATCTTGCGGACAATGCAGCCCTTGCCGTGAAGGAACCGGCTGGATGGAAAAAGTGCTTCACCGCATTGAACACGGCCACGGAAGCATGCACGACATTGATCTGCTGGTTGATATATCCAAAAAAATAGAAGGTAACACCATTTGTCCATTGGGAGACGCTGCTGCCTGGCCTGTTGCCAGCGCGATCCGGCATTTCAGGGATGAATTCATGTGGCACATTACGCATCCACACGAAGCATCGCAGCCCGGCGCAGTTTATCAGGGCGAAATGGCATTAGTATAA
- a CDS encoding NADH-quinone oxidoreductase subunit C gives MLSNQEVAEALLEKFGDQVFDFDEPYGLLTLSTSREEIIPLLEFLRDHKTYQFIFLTDITGIHYPDSVEKEFMVVYHMHSFVHNFRVRIKVSIAEADIHIPTATGLFASANWMERETYDFFGIMFDGHPNLKRILNIEEMDYFPMRREFPLEDATREDKTDALFGR, from the coding sequence ATGCTAAGTAACCAGGAGGTAGCCGAAGCGCTTTTGGAAAAATTTGGTGATCAGGTTTTTGACTTTGATGAACCCTACGGATTGCTGACGCTTTCAACCTCTCGTGAGGAAATTATCCCGCTTTTAGAATTTCTGCGTGACCATAAAACTTACCAGTTTATCTTCTTAACAGACATTACTGGCATTCATTATCCTGATAGTGTAGAAAAGGAATTTATGGTCGTGTATCATATGCACAGTTTCGTGCATAATTTCCGCGTTCGTATTAAAGTGAGCATTGCCGAAGCGGATATTCACATTCCAACAGCAACGGGCTTGTTTGCCTCTGCCAACTGGATGGAACGCGAAACGTACGATTTTTTTGGAATCATGTTTGACGGACATCCTAACTTGAAGCGCATCCTGAATATCGAGGAAATGGATTACTTCCCGATGAGAAGGGAATTTCCCCTGGAAGATGCAACGCGCGAAGATAAAACTGATGCCCTTTTTGGCCGATGA